One window of the Chlamydiales bacterium STE3 genome contains the following:
- a CDS encoding Uncharacterized protein (Product derived from UniProtKB/Trembl:K2ECD6): MTIERPFEEDKRLKAVVAFMGVTLKNLVISCLKEHLLRDNELNDETLRAFKETDQEKELVRCKDFNNFVNKLGPK; encoded by the coding sequence ATGACCATAGAGAGGCCCTTTGAGGAGGATAAAAGGCTCAAAGCAGTGGTAGCATTTATGGGAGTTACCCTTAAAAATCTAGTAATTAGTTGCTTAAAAGAACATTTACTCAGGGATAATGAGCTAAACGATGAAACGTTAAGGGCTTTCAAAGAAACAGATCAAGAGAAAGAACTCGTACGGTGTAAAGACTTCAACAACTTTGTTAATAAGCTTGGACCCAAGTAG